Genomic DNA from Peribacillus sp. FSL H8-0477:
ACCCGTAACAACCGCAGTCATCGCTTGTGCTGGTCCTTCTACATTTACCCCAATCGTTAATTCTTCAGGATTACAGAAACGTTCAAGATAAGCACGATTTTTCTCAAGCTTCGCCACAATTGATTCGTCTTTCGCTTTTAACATCAAGTTGATCTTCTTACTCATCGGCGTATTTACTTCTGACCGGATGTTACGTACAGAACGAATAATTTCGACAAGCAGCTTCATTTCTTCTGCTGCTTCCGTATTCGTCAACGCAGGATCAACAGTCGGCCACGCTGCAAGGGTAATGGATTCCCCATTATGCGGCAAGTTCTGCCATATTTCCTCGGTAATAAACGGCATAAACGGGTGAAGCAGGCGCATTGTGTTATCAAGAACATAAGCAAGAATCGAACGTGTTGTTTTCTTCGCTGCTTCGTCTTCCCCGTATAATGGCAGCTTCGCCATTTCAATGTACCAATCACAGAAGTCATCCCAGATGAAGTTATATAGGGCACGGCCAACTTCACCGAACTCATATTTGTCAGCTAGTCTTGTTACGGTTTCAATCGTTTCATTTAAACGCGTTAAAATCCATTTATCGGCCACTGATTTTTCACCATTTAAATCGATTTCTTCATATTTCAAGCCGTCCATGTTCATCAAGGCAAAGCGAGAAGCATTCCAGATCTTATTCGCAAAGTTCCATACGGATTCAACTTTTTCCGTACTGTAACGAAGATCTTGACCTGGTGATCCGCCTGTTGACAAGAAATAACGTAATGAATCGGCACCATACTTCTCAATCACTTCCATTGGATCGACACCATTACCTAGTGATTTACTCATTTTCCGGCCTTGTTCATCGCGAACCAGTCCGTGAATAAGCACATCTTTAAATGGACGTTCTCCTGTAAATTCAATTCCTTGGAAGATCATCCGTGATACCCAGAAGAAAATGATATCATAACCAGTTACAAGTGCACCGGTTGGGTAATAGCGTTTGAAATCAGCTTGATCAGTATCCGGCCAGCCCATTGTAGAAAATGGCCAAAGTGCTGAACTGAACCAAGTATCTAACACATCATTATCCTGTTCCCACATCTCGCTGTCAGCTGGTGCTTCTTGACCAACGTAGACTTCGCCTGTTTCTTTATGGTACCAAGCAGGAATTCTATGTCCCCACCATAGCTGACGAGAAATACACCAATCATGAATATTCTCCATCCAACGTAAGTACGTATTTTCAAACCGTTCAGGAACAAAATTAACTTTTTCGTCTTCGGATTTCTTCTGTAATTCAATGGAAGCATCAGCAAGCGGCTGCATTTTAACAAACCATTGTGTAGAAAGATAAGGTTCTACAACAGCTCCGCTTCGTTCTGAGTGGCCAACTGAATGAAGATGTTCTTCAATTTTGAACAATACACCTTGT
This window encodes:
- a CDS encoding valine--tRNA ligase; the encoded protein is MEDNLQSMPTKYDPQTIEKGRYEWWLEGKYFEAAPDETKEPYTIVIPPPNVTGKLHLGHAWDTTLQDILTRMKRMQGMDVLWLPGMDHAGIATQAKVEQKLRADGISRYDLGREKFLEETWKWKEEYAGHIRDQWAKLGLGLDYSRERFTLDSGLSKAVNKVFVDLYKKGLIYRGERIINWDPATKTALSDIEVIHKDVQGAFYHMKYPLADGSGEIEIATTRPETMLGDTAIAVHPEDDRYKHLIGKTVILPIVGREIPIVGDDYVEIDFGSGVVKITPAHDPNDFEVGNRHNLERILVMNEDGTMNAKAGIYEGMDRFECRKQIVKDLQEQGVLFKIEEHLHSVGHSERSGAVVEPYLSTQWFVKMQPLADASIELQKKSEDEKVNFVPERFENTYLRWMENIHDWCISRQLWWGHRIPAWYHKETGEVYVGQEAPADSEMWEQDNDVLDTWFSSALWPFSTMGWPDTDQADFKRYYPTGALVTGYDIIFFWVSRMIFQGIEFTGERPFKDVLIHGLVRDEQGRKMSKSLGNGVDPMEVIEKYGADSLRYFLSTGGSPGQDLRYSTEKVESVWNFANKIWNASRFALMNMDGLKYEEIDLNGEKSVADKWILTRLNETIETVTRLADKYEFGEVGRALYNFIWDDFCDWYIEMAKLPLYGEDEAAKKTTRSILAYVLDNTMRLLHPFMPFITEEIWQNLPHNGESITLAAWPTVDPALTNTEAAEEMKLLVEIIRSVRNIRSEVNTPMSKKINLMLKAKDESIVAKLEKNRAYLERFCNPEELTIGVNVEGPAQAMTAVVTGVELILPLKGLINIEDEIKRLDKECEKLNKEVERVQKKLGNEGFVKKAPAAVIEEERAKEQDYVEKRDAVISRIQELKQL